The DNA window AGTCGTTCTTCTGATCGCCCGGTTTGCCTTCCAAAGTTGTGGGACTAGCAAAGTTAGCTTCTTATTCTCTCCAATTATGCTCATTTGGTTTGCTACAAACGTTTCGATTGGTATATACAATATTATAAAGCACCATCCCTCAGTTATTAAAGCTGTCTCACCACACTACATTGTGAAATTCTTTCTGAGAAACGGCAAGACTGCTTGGGATCTTCTTGGATCTGTTTTCTTGGGCATCACaggtatatataatatatatatacacatacacacacacacacacaaatgcCCCAAAGTCTCTTGATATTGTTTTGAATTGTTCAAACTGAACTTGAAGATAATTTCGAGTTTGatcaattaaaaacaaaaacatttaaattactcttttttatttaatattgggccaaaaaaaatttatttcaataggtcatcaacttaaaatatatatgttggaCCCCCTCAAGGATTGGGCCCTAAGGCGTTGGCCTCCTTGGTTTCATAAAAGGTCCGGTCCTATGTATAATCTTAAAGCcttaaataatgattaagaacCATTAGAAAGAACTTTAAAGCATGTTTAATAATTCTGGATCTGACATGATAGTAGTTTTGGTATGTTAGTATTGTCTTAGCTGATATGTAGATAACTCGAACTCATAAGCTTTTAAATAtgcaaataaatcatgtatatcAAGTTTTTTTAGATCATTGGACTCCCACGTATATATGGTTATTACATCACATTCTCTAGGGATAACTCTCATTACTTTTAGTGCAACCTTTCTATTGTTGTACTCTTTCCCAAGTGTGGCAAGTTCAATCACGATGCTGCTAAAACTCTCATCAAACTCACTCATGGTCTTTCTAGCCTTCATATTCATGTTGTCAAAATTTTGAATGGCCAGTGTCAGCTTGTTCTTCTTGGTCTGATCACTACTTTCACAATGTTGGGTTAGTTTCTCTAAAAAATATTTGGCAGTACTTGCAAAACCGAGTTGGCTTTAATACTCCTACATTATTCCTCATTCCATTTAGGAATAaatctacaaaaaaaatttgattagtATACTCTTGTACAAACCAACTTCGACTAAGATTTATAATTGCCTAAATTGAAATTATGGGTGATCACCCAACAACTTCTGGCCGTTTAAGAACTCTTGGTTCACTAGAAACAATAAATTTTAACAGATAGATTTGAACGACTAGAGTTGGTTGGGATAACACACATCGATCCTTGAAAATTGAATGTGGACAGATAGGCTTGTGAAGTGAGCATCTTGATATTTGAACAATTACGAGTGCTCAAGATCTTGAATATCTTCAAACTTTTAAAAAGCTTTGAATCTATTAAATCTTTATGTTTTCAATTTGAATCTGCATGCAGTTTTCAACGACCATATGTAGTAAATCTCGATAGAATGACCTTGTCACATACGCTATATACATTAAATGTTCGTTTAATACTTCTTTGCTTTTTGCGACTTTAGCTCTTTTAGCTTTTGAAAATTTGATcgattttttgatattttaggAAATTTTTCTGTTAATCTAGAGTTGGTAGGATATCGTGCAATAAGACTTTAAATGATAGCATAGAACAGCTTGAGTTGGGGTATCCACCACGATCTGCTAAAGTCTGATCGGTTATAGAGACTTGTGCACATCACTAATAACTTGGTCTGGTTAAAAGATCGGTGATCTTCTTATAATATTTGCAGCTTGAACTTCTGATATAATGCTGAGCGGCTCGAGTTGATCAGCGGCTAGAAATctataaatacataaaaatgaCAGCTGAACCCCGAAAAAATTCGATATTATTATTTGGTATCACCAAAAATTAGGGTAAAACATATTCCAACATATACAAATAAATGTCGGATTAGATTTATATAACATATTTTTAAGTAAAAAATGGATGTGGATCAAATAAAGTAAGGTAAAATAAAGGTGAAACTAGCAAGCAAACTCGAAAAAGTATATCTTACTTAGTGAAAGTCAACAAAttagttaaaaaaaatcaattcaaAAATGACTGAGCGAATTAAAGCCAACAAATTAGTTAAAAAATCAATTCATGCATGcattgaaaatataaatagaCTCAACGTACAAAATTAGTTAATAATCAATTAATGCACCTTTGGATATTAAGTCGTAAATCAATCAATGATCCTTTGGACATTTTTGTCGGCCATTTAAAACACATACGCATTAACAATCGTTCTCTGGACTACTAAGCTTTACATGGAATACTAATTGTGATTTCTcgaatcataaaaaataataaaataataaacttcATTGAGAGGAAAAAGTGAGTTCTCATTATTGTGTGTATCGAAAGGTATTCGAGACGGCATATCCAAAAGTTGTATTTGTTGAGAGAATATTTCGAATAGATAAATTCCAAGGCACGTTTACAATGTTTTCTTCCTCGCTTTAGTGACAATGATGTAAGAAAAATTTCTCTCATGATACAATAGAGATATTCTGTATTTGTGGTGACTAAATCAAATGAGAATCTGAATGTATTTCTTGAACTAATgatgtcatatatatatataaacaaaatcTGATTCAGAACAGACGCGACTCTTCATGAAACCGCGACCTGAACATGCAGGTCGATCTccgtaattttcgcagcggtaaaatttgttcattatcaacaaattaaataaattataaaaaaatgttcTAACAGTATTGGTCCTTACCAAACCGAGATCTACCAAATGTATTCGGTATTGAGAGAGTCTTAAATTGTTCAAGACCGTTGGTGTTTGTAACATTGGTTTGCTTAGTGTATTTATTCGAAACCCAAGTGTAACCATTAGATATAAGTCGATTAGATCGAATCACGATAAAATTTTTCCTTTGTCTTCAGTATCATCTTTATTAATTGGCTAAAATGAATATTGGGTAAAATGATTGATAATGGGAgcaacaaaaatattttacccaACAATCATCCTTCTATAATAATAAGTGGGGGTGGGggttaatatttaaatatttaatttctttattttatatgGGCAAtcctttatttatttaaaatgaaatataatttaatcattTGTTCGAAGGGTACTTGTCTCCTTCACTAGAATGTGACAAATGTGGCTGCATGTTGTTCAttcatttcataaataatattataatttctttgaataatattatatatatatatatttgcaatTTGCATGCTATTAATGAGATAAGAAACAAATGAATTATGGGAAGCATTGAGCTTGAAATCGACGGCCGCAGCGGCGGCGATTTGACGCTCCCGAGGGAGGAGGAGATAGGCGTCGTGGCCGCAATTAGTACAGTGGAAAAGGTAATTTTACtttgttgattatttatttatttcgtcTACTAAAACTAATCATGTAGCGGTAGTTATTTGTCAGATATTTCCTGGAGAATGATGGATATTTAGCTTGAAATTTGTAGAAGGTTTCGTCGGGAAtatacaagtaaataaatattttattgagtAGCGTAGAAACAAATCatgaatatttcaaaatatttcgaGACAAAAAGCTCTCATGCACTATTCTTTCTTTTCATAACGTGAATATCCAATCTGTTTGAAACTTAGCAGATATTTATCCAGAATTATTATCAGATAAGTCGAACGGAAGTCTGACAAAAAATGAACTAAGAACATTCCAAAAGAAGCAAAGCTCTATCTATTAATTCAACGTGCGCAGTTGTTTGTttctgaaaattcatgagagaGCTAGCTTGGATGACAACCCGTAATGTagatacaatttttttaaaacagatTCGTGAATCGTATTCGGGATATAACCAAAATAACTCTgtgttaaattttgaaatttgacaGCTTTCTGGTTATAGCTTTGAGGTTCAATTTCATCACGAAAAAAGTTATAAATTAATCCAGAAAATTTTTCAATACCTACCTCGATGGTTGAAGCACGTGCATGCCGTTGAATCCTTAGTTTTCACTGGTTAACTAGCTAAAATTGTAAAGTCTACCGTATTAATACTATTATTAATTATAACTAAGTACTTatccaataattattttagcATGCATGCTAAGTTCATATTACATGTTCGAATTAAAACGACCACATGTTAGACATTGCTTGAACCTTGTGTAAAATAGTACGCACACAAATTggattcaaatatatataaagtaAACCAAATCGACACCCACATCTTTAGAGAGTAAAGATCATTTGTTGGACTCCGAGAGATATGCGAAAATAATGGGTTTGTTTGTAGGGTGTTTtggtattaattttttttttcttccaattttggTCTTTTATGTCATTGAATCTTAGTCTTACTCCCGTGTTTTttgattttgacaattttaaccgtttttattaaaaatattggtGTGAAACTACACGCGTCAGCGTCGTTTCGAAAAGAAAGATTTCCAAAATAGAAATTTGATAACAAATATGTCAGTTGTTTGAAATTAAATCCGGAAGGAATTGATGGGAGATGAATTATTGCACTTGAATAGTTATTGTAATAACTATAAATTAGATAGAGACCCTCGTACTTTATAAATTAAAGATGATGATTTTCTTTAGACATTAAATTTTATTGGGCCTGGGGAGGGCCAATAATTGGAAAtaaattattgaagattgaaaTATTagaaatgtaaaaaaaaaaaactttgatcTTAAAAAGGCCCAAATTAAAAAGGTCCAGCTCTTTTGCACTTGTCCAATATTCGGAACATACACTTTAATCCAGTTGTGATGTGAACACTTGCAGCACTTTTTTTCACACGTTGTCACCCAACGATGTTTTGTGGCTGTTAGAATCTAAAATGCCTTTTTGCTGCAGGAATATCCGGCGGCCATGCAAACCATACTCTTAGCTTACCAATCTCTTGGCATAGTCTATGGAGACTTGGGTACTTCTCCTGTCAATGTTTTCTCCGCCACAAATCGAACAAACCTCTCGGAAGATGATCTTATAGGCACGTTAAGCCTTATTATGTGGACATTAACAATCGTCGTACTCATAAAATATGTCTTCATCGTGCTTCAAGCAAATGATAATGGCGAAGGTGGAACGTTTGCCCTGTATTCCTGTATCCGGAGGCACATAAAATTTCACAGCAAGTTCTCAGTTCAGACCATGCGACCCGAATCGGATCTTGACACGGTTCATTATGGTAGAGGAGGAGGCTTTTTGACCTCCAAGACTAAggaatttcttgaaaaaaacCCAAACGCTCAGAATTGTCTCACGGTTCTTGTTTTGATCGGGACCTGTATGGTTATCGGAGATGGCGCACTCACTCCTGCAACTTGTGGTAAATTCGGCatgcaaaaaaaaaactaattagGAAAATTTTTAGCCGTTTATAACATTTGTGACAACCTTTCCTAAAGAAAAAATACCATATCTTATTGCATGTTGATTCTTGATTTAATTACACGTAAAGTATTACATTTCTCCTTTTGCTGTAGTTCTTTCAGCTCTCCAAGGAATTCAATCTCGCACCACCAAAATAACTCAAGGTATATATGTTTATAGTTAACTGTCAAAATTCAGACTCAAATGTGAAATAAAGTTACATTTAACGACGCATTCGTCAACTTCAATGAActttaatatcaatatcttcgaTGTTAGATCATGTTGTTTGGATATCAGTCGTTCTTCTGATCGCCCTGTTTGCCTTCCAAAGTTGTGGGACTAGCAAAGTTAGCTTCTTATTCTCTCCAATTATGCTCATTTGGTTTGCTACAAACGTTTCGATTGGTATATACAATATTATAAAGCACCATCCCTCAGTTATTAAAGCTGTCTCACCACACTACATTGTGAAATTCTTTCTGAGAAACGGCAAGACTGCTTGGGATCTTCTTGGATCTGTTTTCTTGGGCATCACaggtatatataatatatatatacacatacacacacacacacacacagagtgATTTTGAACCTTGTAAAGTATAAAAGTTGGAGTCTAAATCAAGTTCACATGAAACATGCAACAGGAGCTGAGGCCATGTTTGCTGATTTGGGCCATTTCAATAAGAGGCCAATTCAGGTAGGTTACAAGAAATAGTCAATATATGGTAATACTCTTTCGATATTCTGTTTCAATCTGTATTCCATCTTTTATTCTATGCTTATAAATGATgatataaattttcaaaattaaatttttaaaaagtttgctgcatatttatcattGCACACAAGGAGGAGTCTGGATCGTAGTTCAATGTAAGATTATAGAGGATGAAACAAAGTTTAGctatattaaataatatgaaTTTAACTGGTTGTTAATCAAATTATTGCccacatttttttaatttatatcaactccaaaaatatagttttaaatttatttttcatagtaattatttataatttttaaatatatttatctcTAATTAATGATATTTATATACTTAATCGAACATCTTTTAATAAATACTTGGGTCACCAAATATATATTGCCTAAAATATATCtcttaaaaaaattgttaatttttaaaattcaattgtTAAAATaactttctttttaaaaatattaaatttggtacttttttaaatataaaaacctttttaatgaactttttaTTCCCCTAAATTAATCTAGGGAGTTGatatcaatattttattttatgttatctacaCTTCACTTCATGTATAAAATAATGCGTCAGAATTTTTTCGCAAATACAGtacaaataacaaaaaatacaGTGTAAATATCAACTcccattaatatatataaaatacaaatttatatttttaacttTCAAAATTAATTGAACATGTGATAATTGTTTAGTTCAATTTATTAAAGACGTCACCACTATCTCCATTTCTTATTTCTCAACTTTTTCTAttcatttatattttgatttcaATTTCTCAATTCTATTAAacgattttatattaaaaacattaaataatttaattcttAAAATTTTATTGACAAGTAATTGAATATAATAATGGGTTAAGTTCAAATTCTgtgcataaaaaaattaaataaataaaaaatttgggcCGCAGCCTCTGTTCCACATGCATGAAACAGGAGATCTACGAAGTTTAGAGGAAGAATATGgggttattttttaaaaaacaatggCTATCGTTTTTAATTCTTGTTTTACAGTTGGCTTTCTCTTTGGTGGTTTACCCTTCCTTGATCCTCTCATACGCTGGCGAAACTGCATACTTGGTTAAAAACCCTGAGAAAATAACTGATGCATATTACAGTTCCCTCCCAAATCGAGTATACTGGCCCATGTTTGTTATTTCAACACTAGCTGCCATTGTTGCAAGCCAATCTATGATCTCCGCAAGCTTCTCAATCGTGAAACAGTCGTTGGCCTTCGGTTGTTTCCCCCGTGTTAACATAATCCACACTTCTTCAGAACATGAAGGCCAAGTTTATTCACCAGAAATCAACTACTTCTTGATGCTTCTCACTGTCGGTCTTGTTGTCGGTTTCGAAGGTGGTGTGCAGCCAGCTAATGCATATGGTATGTCTAGTAAGTAATATGCTTAAATTTTCTGATTCAGCTCCTGACATAATTTATCGAAATGGGAGGGAGCACTGCGTATGTATGACTAGTTGCAAATCCCCTAAAATTACAGAGTAAAAATTCAATcttccaaaaaattaaaataaacatgattttttttaaaagaaattgtTGGTTATTTGCATCAAAGCTGTCACCTCATACTTGTTATATCATATTCTCTGTTATTCTTTTGTAATTTCTTATTTGTTAGTCAAGTTTAATAAATCATTTGTCAGTTCCTAAATTATAGGCAATTTGTTAGTTTGTTGGTTATTCATTAGTCTATAAATTGTAAAGCTTCCGTTGAataaaactgaagttctcagcTTTCTTTTCTAATATATGTTCCAACTTTTTTCATACTTTTGTGCAAAGATcttattcatatttttattctttcatCTTTAAACTAtcaaagtggtatcagagctctcTTCTTAAGGGATCTGTGAGTTCATTTGACTGTTTGAAATGGAAAGTGAATCTCATTTTTCATCAATGGCTCCACCAGTCTTCGATGGAGAAAATTATCAAATGTGGGCAGTGCGTATGGAAACGTACTTGGACGCATTGGATTTATGGGAAGCTGTGGAAGAGGATTATGACGTTCAACCTCTTCCAGCTAATCCTACTATGGCACAGATCAAGACACAAAAGGAGAAAAAGACAAGAAAATCAAAGGCGAAAGCATGCAGCGGTTTCGGCAACGATTTTCACAAGAATTATGTCTCTCAAAACAGCTAAGGCAATTTGGGACTATCTAAAGGGAGAATATGCAGgagatgaaagaattaaagGGATGCAAGTTCTAAACTTGATCAGGGAATTCGAACTTCAAAGAATGAAAGACTCAGAGACAATTAAAGATTACTCTAACAAGCTTCTTAATATTGCAAACAGAGTAAGACTTCTTGGATCTGAATTTACCGACACAAGAATTGTTGAAAAAATTCTTGTTACAGTACCTGAAAGATATGAGGCAACTGTCACTACCTTGGAGAATACAAAAGACTTGACAAAAATTTCTCTTGCTGAATTGTTGAATGCTTTGCAAGCACAAGAGCAGAGAAGACAAATGAGAGAGGATACAACATCTGAAGGAGCCTTGGCAGCCAAACATCAAAATTTGGCCAAAtacaaaaagaagaagaagaatttCGAACGGAATGAAGCAAGTACATCCGTTTTTCCAAAAGGAAAAAATGGAAATCAAAAAAATTCCTATCCAGTTTGCCAACATTGTGGAAAGAAGAGTCATCCTTCATTTAAATGCTGGAGGAGACCTGATGCTAAGTGTTCAAAGTGCAATCAACTTGGGCATGAAGCAATGATATTCAAAGAAAAAGCTCATCATCATGAAGTTGAAGCCCAAGTTGCAAATCAAGAGGATGAGGATCAGCTTTTTGTGGCATCTTGCCTTGCAAGCTAATATTAGCTCATCTGAAAGTTGGTTGATTGACAGCGGATGTACCAACCACATGACTCATGACAAGGGACTTTTCATAGATTTCAAGCCAACTGATATCATTAAGGTAAAAATTGGAAATGGAGATTACATTTCTGTCAAAGGAAAAGGAACAATTGCCATAACAAGTGCTGCAGGTACAAAGAAAATCTTTGAAGTTCTTTATGTGCCAGAAATTGACCAGAATTTGCTAAGTGTTGGTCAATTAATGGGGAAAGGCTTTAAAGTAATCTTTGAAGATGGTTTTTGTCGCATTCTTGATGCCATGAGTCGGGAAACTCTCAAGGTTAGAATGAAGGGTAATAGTTTTTCTTTTGATCCCATGAAAGAAGAAATTGTTGCATATTCTACTGAAATCAGCAGCGCTGCAATATGGCACAAGAGGTTCGGTCATTGTCATTTGGAAAAGATGCAGCTCATGCAGGAAAAAAAGTTGACAATTGGCTTACCAAACTTTGGAAATCACTTGTTAAACTGTTATACTTGTCAATATGGTAAACACAGAAGAAGACCATTCCCAAAGTCAACTTGGAAGGCCACTCAAAAGCTTCAACTTATTCTTGTTGTGTCTTTGTATGTGGATGATTTGTTGGTGACAGGTAGCAATGCCAAGCTTATTGATGGATTCATGCAAGATATGATGCTGGTCTTTGACATGACAGATCTTGGGctaatgaaatattttcttggCATAAAAATCAAACAAGCTGATGGAGAAGTTTTCATCTGTAAGAGAAAATACGCTAAGGAAATACTTAAAAAGTTTCATATGGAAGAATGCAAAGAAATGGCTACACCATAATCAAAAAGAAAGCTTAAGCAAGGAAGATGGTTCAGACAAAgttgaagaaagatatttcagaagtaTGGTTGGATGTTTGATGTACCTAACTGCCACAAGACCAGATATTCCTTTTGCTGTAAGCATTCTCTCTCGTTTTATGCATTGTGCTACTGAAATACACCTTCAAGCAGCAAAAAGAGTCATTAGATATATCAAAGGGACTGTTGACTATGGTgtaaaattcaagaagtgtcAAAACTTCAAGTTGCCAGGATTTTCTGAGAGTGATTGGGGTGGATCCAAAGATGATATGAAGAGTACATCTGGGTATTGTTTTAATCTAGGATCTGGTGTGTTTTCTTGGTGTTCCaaaaagcaataaaatgtggCACATTCCACTGCAGAGGCAGAATTTGTTGCTACTACAGCAACAGCAAACAAAGCATTGTGGTTGAGAAAGTTGTTATGTGACTTACACTTGAAGCAATTAAATGTTACAGAGGTATTTGCTGACAATCAAGCCGCGATATCAATATCACATAATCCAGTTTTTCATGGAAAAACCAAACATTTTAAGATCAAGTTGTTCTTTTTAAGAGAAGTGCAAAAAGAAGGAGAAGTGAGCCTGATTTATTGCAAATCTGAAGACCAACTTGCTGATATATTCACAAAACCTCTTCCACCAAACAAATTTGAGTTTCTTAGACAAAGACTTGGAGTTTGCAGCCCTTAATGCAAGGAGGATTGTTGGTTATTTGCATCAAAGTTGTCACCTCATACTTGTTATATCATGTTCTCTGTTATTCTTTTGTAATTTCTTATTTGTTAGTCAAGTTTAATAAATCAATTGTCAGTTCCTAAATTATAGGCAATTTGTTAGTTTGTTGGTTATTCATTAGTCTATAAATTGTAAAGCTTCCGTTGAATAAAATTGAAGTTCTCAGCTTTCTTTTCTAATATATCTTCCAACTTTTTTCATACTTTTGTGCAAAGATcttattcatatttttattctttcatCTTTAAACTATCAGAAATCATCCTTTGTTTAAACATTTGTGTTTACTACAGGTGTGGTGGTCATATGGGTCATGATTATAACAACATTCTTGACAACAATAGTCATGCTGGTTATATGGAAGACAAGAGTCGTACTAGTCCTATGTTTCTTCTTCCCTTACATTATAATTGAGGGCATTTTCATGACATCTCTGCTAAACAAAATCCCACAAGGAGGATGGGTACCGTTTGCCATATCTGCGTTCTTCCTCGCTGTCATGTTATCATGGACATATGGAAGAAGTAAAAAGACAGATTATGAATCCGAAAACAAGATGACCACCCAAGAATTGGATCAAATCTTGGCGAGTAACAGTGTGCACCGGACAAGAGGAACTTGCTTCTTCTTCGCCGATCTCGCCAACGGTATCCCACCAATCATTCGTCATTATATTCAACACACCAACTCTATACGTGAAGTAGTGGTACTTGTTACCATTAGAATTCTTCCAATCAAAACTGTGCCTCCGCAGGAAAGATTAACTGTGGGAAAGTTGGGACATGGAGGGATTTATCGGTGTTTGGTGCGGTTTGGATTCAATGATTCTCAAGAAATGGAAGGAGTTGATTATGTCGCCTTAATCATCGCAAAACTTCAAGAACTTGCTGATGATTCGGATGAAATAAGGATGTTAGAGTCAGCAGCACGCGATGAGGTTGTGTTTGTTGTTGGGAGGACTATTCTTAAAGCAAATCGGGATGGTGGGATTCTGGCAAGATTGACAACAGATCATTTTTACAGATTTCTGCAGAAGAACAGTAGATCAGCAATATCAACACTGAGAATCCCACATGAGAAAACACTGCAAGTTGGGATGTTTTACGAAATCTGAATGCATTATACCATGACAgaaacaaatatttttagagCCGAAAGAAAGGATCGATCATTCATCACTTTGTTGAAGAACAGAGGTATTGTATAAAGAAGAATTATGAAATttgtaaaattaaaataaataggtTCTACCCGAAGAActtgataaaatatttcagattaGTCGTCCTCCTGTGAACATTTAGTTTAAGATTTGAAGGCTTAACAATCTATTGATCTTCTTCAACCTATCAATACCTCGATTATAACATTTGTCGGAGGATTCAGCTTCCGCATTCAAATGAAATGTCGTCACTCTAGATTCAATTTATGCCAACCGATTTAAGCATACATCTTCATTGAATTGTTGAACATACACTAGTCAGTCTTGCACGTATGTTATGAGAAGCCTGAAGTTTTTGTGAATTTTCCAAGAATTATGCAACGAAATATCTTTAATCAGTATAGCATAAACTTGGTCCGAACTCAATGATAAAAGCTAATGAATTTCTTAGAAAGCAAATAAACCTTATTACAACTTTTAATGGATCAAATAGGCTTACCAGTTTgccaaaagaaaataaacaaaacCAACACTAGTAACAATGAATCATCTGAACATGTGACTCTCTTATGCCACAAACTAGATAAATAcgttaaaacaaaaaaaaaaaaaaaacaaaaagtaaACTACTTGAAAACAATTCTCATAAACAACAATCTAATTACGAACAGAAGATGACCCGACGTCATCGACTTTTGGAGTCATGAATGTAGGAGTTGAACCTAGAGATCTAGTTTCGAGAGACGGGCTACTGCCACTGTTCATGTTTCTAATGTCATCGACCATACTAACCACGTCACTCATTTTTGGCCTCTCTTCGGGCATTCTTGCAACACAACTCAACCCTATTTGCAACAGTGCTACCAGCTCTTCCTCTATATTAGGATACATCAAAAGCTCTGCATCAAACACTTCACCAGTCCATTCCTCACGAACCACTGAAATAACCCATCTAACAAGGTGGATCACCTCTTCATCCCCTGAAGTGTGGACAGGGGATTTTCCAGTGAGAAGTTCAAGTAAAACAACTCCAAAACTGTATACATCAGATGCCTGTGACACTTTCTTGGTGTCGGTGACTTCCGGGGCACGATACCCAGCAATCCGCATGACTGGTGGTGAGATAGGATTTATCAGTGTTGCCAAGCAAAGATCAGAAATACAACCATACTGTTGGGAGTTGAGAAAAATGTTTGAGGCTTTTATGTTTCCGTGTACAAGTTTTCCAGCGCTCTTGGAATGGATATAGGCGATACCCCGTGCTGCACCTGTTGCAATTTTTAGACGGATCTCCCAGTCTAAAGGAACCCTCTTTACGCCTCGGTTTGCTGCAAGAAGACGAATGCACAATATTGTCACGTGAAAATTTGATAGTTTGACAAAGAAAACCATTGATTCTACATACCATGTAACAAGGCAGATAAGCTTCCCTGATCAAAATAGTCATATACGATAAGCTTTTCATCTTTTGAATAATAATAGGCCCTTAATGGAGCCACATTCTCGTGTCTAATATTTCCCACTGTATCCATCTGGCGTTCAAAGTCTTTCCTCCCAACAAAAACTTCCTTCAATCTCTTCACAACAACTACAGTTGCATCCTCAAGTGCTGCCTTATACGTAGTTCCAAATGTTCCTTTCCCAAGAACCTCGGCTGACGCCCTCAATAGATCTTCGAGATCAAAAACAAGAGTACATCCCTCAAAGAATGTTAGTCTACTATTTCCATCTTGATTGCCATAAACCATCTTCTTTGAAGATATTTCCTGCTTATTTGGTTTTTTATTAGTATAACTGGCCGTTTGCCGACCACCACCACCTTCCTTCTTGTATGCAAAAATTAGCAGCAAGGAAATAGCCATGGATACCACTGCAGAACCGCCAATAATAATTCCTAGAATAGCGGATTCACTAAATcttgggtgatgctttttcggTGCAATAGCAGGACTAGGCGAAATAACCGGAGACAATGAATTTTCTTGTGAGATTTTG is part of the Primulina tabacum isolate GXHZ01 chromosome 18, ASM2559414v2, whole genome shotgun sequence genome and encodes:
- the LOC142533932 gene encoding potassium transporter 26-like — encoded protein: MGSIELEIDGRSGGDLTLPREEEIGVVAAISTVEKEYPAAMQTILLAYQSLGIVYGDLGTSPVNVFSATNRTNLSEDDLIGTLSLIMWTLTIVVLIKYVFIVLQANDNGEGGTFALYSCIRRHIKFHSKFSVQTMRPESDLDTVHYGRGGGFLTSKTKEFLEKNPNAQNCLTVLVLIGTCMVIGDGALTPATCVLSALQGIQSRTTKITQDHVVWISVVLLIALFAFQSCGTSKVSFLFSPIMLIWFATNVSIGIYNIIKHHPSVIKAVSPHYIVKFFLRNGKTAWDLLGSVFLGITGAEAMFADLGHFNKRPIQLAFSLVVYPSLILSYAGETAYLVKNPEKITDAYYSSLPNRVYWPMFVISTLAAIVASQSMISASFSIVKQSLAFGCFPRVNIIHTSSEHEGQVYSPEINYFLMLLTVGLVVGFEGGVQPANAYGVVVIWVMIITTFLTTIVMLVIWKTRVVLVLCFFFPYIIIEGIFMTSLLNKIPQGGWVPFAISAFFLAVMLSWTYGRSKKTDYESENKMTTQELDQILASNSVHRTRGTCFFFADLANGIPPIIRHYIQHTNSIREVVVLVTIRILPIKTVPPQERLTVGKLGHGGIYRCLVRFGFNDSQEMEGVDYVALIIAKLQELADDSDEIRMLESAARDEVVFVVGRTILKANRDGGILARLTTDHFYRFLQKNSRSAISTLRIPHEKTLQVGMFYEI
- the LOC142532869 gene encoding putative inactive receptor kinase At4g23740, which gives rise to MSIEIKIICATILIFNALYLLSSAEPVEDKRALLDFIDNIYHSRNLNWDEGTSVCSGWTGITCNSGNSRVVEVRLPAIGLKGRIPMNTIGRLSELQILSLRSNGISGPFPPDLLNLGNLTGLFLQFNRFQGPLPLDFSVWKNLTLLNLSNNEFNGSIPLSISNLTHLTSLVLANNWLSGDIPDLNIPSMKLLNLSNNNLTGVVPQSLLRFPSSSFSGNKISQENSLSPVISPSPAIAPKKHHPRFSESAILGIIIGGSAVVSMAISLLLIFAYKKEGGGGRQTASYTNKKPNKQEISSKKMVYGNQDGNSRLTFFEGCTLVFDLEDLLRASAEVLGKGTFGTTYKAALEDATVVVVKRLKEVFVGRKDFERQMDTVGNIRHENVAPLRAYYYSKDEKLIVYDYFDQGSLSALLHANRGVKRVPLDWEIRLKIATGAARGIAYIHSKSAGKLVHGNIKASNIFLNSQQYGCISDLCLATLINPISPPVMRIAGYRAPEVTDTKKVSQASDVYSFGVVLLELLTGKSPVHTSGDEEVIHLVRWVISVVREEWTGEVFDAELLMYPNIEEELVALLQIGLSCVARMPEERPKMSDVVSMVDDIRNMNSGSSPSLETRSLGSTPTFMTPKVDDVGSSSVRN